A single region of the Mycobacterium avium subsp. avium genome encodes:
- the kasB gene encoding 3-oxoacyl-ACP synthase KasB → MTELVTGKTLPNVVVTGIAMTTALATDAETTWKLLLDSQSGIRTLDDPFVEEFDLPVRIGGHLLEEFDSQLTRVELRRTGYLQRMSTILGRRVWENAGSPEVDSNRLMVSIGTGLGSSEEMVFSYDDMRARGMKAVSPLGVQKYMPNGAAAAVGLEHHAKAGVITPVSACASGSEGIAQAWRNIVFGEADIAICGGVETKIEAVPIAAFAQMRIVMSTKNDDPVGACRPFDRDRTGFVFGEAGALMVIETEEHAKARGANILARIMGASITSDGYHMVAPDPNGERAGHAMSRAIQLAGLTPGDIDHVNAHATGTSVGDVAESKAINNALGPHGGNAAVYAPKAALGHSVGAVGAVESILTVLALRDQVVPPTLNLENLDPEIDLDVVAGKPRPGNYQYAINNSFGFGGHNVAIAFGRY, encoded by the coding sequence ATGACAGAGCTGGTTACCGGGAAAACGCTCCCGAACGTGGTCGTCACCGGCATCGCCATGACGACCGCGCTGGCGACTGACGCCGAGACCACCTGGAAGCTGTTGCTGGACAGTCAAAGTGGTATCCGCACACTCGACGATCCCTTCGTCGAGGAGTTCGACCTGCCGGTGCGCATCGGCGGACATCTGTTGGAGGAGTTCGACAGTCAGCTGACCCGCGTCGAGCTGCGCCGGACGGGCTACCTGCAACGGATGTCCACCATCTTGGGCCGGCGGGTCTGGGAGAACGCCGGCTCGCCCGAGGTGGACAGCAACCGGCTGATGGTCTCCATCGGCACCGGCCTGGGGTCATCCGAGGAAATGGTCTTCAGCTACGACGACATGCGCGCGCGGGGCATGAAGGCGGTCTCCCCGCTCGGTGTGCAGAAGTACATGCCCAACGGCGCGGCCGCGGCGGTCGGGCTGGAACATCACGCCAAGGCCGGCGTCATCACCCCGGTCTCGGCGTGCGCGTCGGGCTCCGAGGGCATCGCCCAGGCGTGGCGCAACATCGTCTTCGGCGAGGCCGACATCGCGATCTGCGGCGGCGTCGAGACGAAGATCGAGGCGGTGCCGATCGCGGCGTTCGCCCAGATGCGCATCGTGATGTCGACCAAGAACGACGACCCCGTCGGCGCCTGCCGCCCGTTCGACCGGGACCGCACCGGCTTCGTGTTCGGCGAGGCCGGCGCGCTGATGGTGATCGAAACCGAGGAACACGCCAAGGCCCGCGGCGCCAACATCCTGGCCCGCATCATGGGCGCCAGCATCACCTCCGACGGCTACCACATGGTCGCCCCGGACCCCAACGGCGAACGCGCCGGACACGCCATGAGCCGCGCCATCCAGCTGGCCGGCCTGACGCCCGGCGACATCGATCACGTCAACGCGCACGCCACCGGCACCTCGGTGGGCGACGTGGCCGAGAGCAAGGCGATCAACAACGCGCTGGGCCCGCACGGCGGCAACGCCGCCGTCTACGCCCCCAAGGCCGCGCTCGGCCACTCGGTCGGCGCCGTCGGCGCCGTCGAGTCCATCCTGACCGTGCTGGCCCTGCGCGACCAGGTCGTCCCGCCCACCCTGAACCTGGAAAACCTCGACCCCGAAATCGATTTGGACGTGGTGGCGGGCAAACCGCGACCGGGCAACTACCAGTACGCGATCAACAACTCGTTCGGCTTCGGCGGCCACAACGTCGCCATCGCCTTCGGACGGTACTGA
- a CDS encoding acyl-CoA carboxylase subunit beta codes for MTITAPETVGESLDPRDPLLRLSNFFDDGSVALLHERDRSGVLAAAGTVNGVRTIAFCTDGTVMGGAMGIEGCSHIVDAYDTAIEEQSPIVGIWHSGGARLAEGVKALHAVGLVFEAMIRASGYIPQISVVVGFAAGGAAYGPALTDVVVMAPESRVFVTGPDVVRSVTGEDVDMASLGGPETHHKKSGVCHIVADDELDAYERGRRLVGLFCQQGHFDRTKAEAGDTDIHALLPESARRAYDVRPIVTAILDDETPFDEFQANWAPSMVIGLGRLSGRTVGVLANNPLRLGGCLNSESAEKAARFVRLCDAFGIPLVVIVDVPGYLPGVDQEWGGVVRRGAKLLHAFGEATVPRVTLVTRKTYGGAYIAMNSRSLNATKVFAWPDAEVAVMGAKAAVGILHKKKLAAAPEHEREALHDQLAAEHEKIAGGVDSAIEIGVVDEKIDPAHTRSKLTEALAQAPARRGRHKNIPL; via the coding sequence ATGACTATCACGGCCCCCGAGACGGTTGGCGAGTCGCTCGACCCCCGCGACCCGCTGTTGCGCCTGAGCAATTTCTTCGACGACGGCAGCGTTGCGCTGCTGCACGAACGTGACCGCTCGGGCGTGCTTGCCGCCGCGGGAACCGTGAACGGTGTGCGCACCATCGCGTTCTGCACCGACGGCACCGTGATGGGCGGCGCCATGGGCATCGAGGGCTGCTCGCACATCGTCGACGCCTACGACACCGCCATCGAGGAGCAGAGCCCGATCGTGGGCATCTGGCACTCCGGCGGTGCCCGGCTGGCCGAGGGCGTGAAGGCGTTGCACGCCGTGGGCCTGGTGTTCGAGGCGATGATCCGCGCGTCCGGCTACATCCCGCAGATCTCGGTGGTGGTCGGCTTCGCGGCCGGTGGCGCCGCCTACGGGCCGGCGCTGACCGACGTCGTGGTGATGGCGCCGGAGAGCCGGGTGTTCGTCACCGGACCCGACGTGGTGCGCAGCGTCACCGGCGAGGACGTCGACATGGCCTCGCTCGGCGGCCCCGAGACCCACCACAAGAAGTCCGGGGTGTGCCACATCGTCGCCGACGACGAGCTCGACGCCTACGAGCGCGGTCGCCGGTTGGTCGGATTGTTCTGCCAGCAGGGCCATTTCGACCGCACCAAGGCCGAGGCCGGGGACACCGACATCCACGCGCTGCTGCCCGAGTCGGCCCGCCGCGCCTACGACGTCCGCCCCATCGTGACCGCGATCCTCGACGACGAGACCCCGTTCGACGAGTTCCAGGCGAACTGGGCGCCGTCGATGGTGATCGGGTTGGGCCGGCTGTCCGGTCGCACGGTCGGCGTGCTGGCCAACAACCCGCTGCGGCTGGGCGGTTGCCTGAACTCCGAAAGTGCCGAGAAGGCAGCGCGTTTCGTGCGGCTGTGCGATGCCTTCGGCATCCCGCTGGTGGTGATCGTCGACGTGCCGGGCTATCTGCCCGGTGTCGACCAGGAGTGGGGCGGTGTGGTGCGTCGCGGCGCCAAGCTGCTGCACGCCTTCGGCGAGGCCACCGTTCCGCGGGTCACCCTGGTGACCCGAAAGACCTACGGCGGGGCCTACATTGCGATGAACTCCCGCTCGCTGAACGCGACCAAGGTGTTCGCCTGGCCGGACGCCGAGGTCGCGGTGATGGGAGCCAAGGCCGCCGTCGGCATCCTGCACAAGAAGAAGCTGGCCGCCGCCCCGGAGCACGAGCGCGAGGCGCTGCACGACCAGCTGGCCGCCGAGCACGAGAAGATCGCCGGCGGTGTGGACAGTGCGATCGAGATCGGCGTGGTCGACGAGAAGATCGACCCGGCGCACACCCGCAGCAAGCTCACCGAGGCGCTGGCCCAGGCGCCGGCGCGCCGCGGCCGTCACAAGAACATCCCGCTGTAA
- a CDS encoding FAD-dependent monooxygenase, with amino-acid sequence MTTRVPVLIVGAGVGGLSMSALLTQHGVRSLLVEKRREVFLYPKARNLSFRSLEILRGMGLGDEVHAVAEHVSTVVAKPALNSPEERPALDVEGIFAGLERFSPEPAAQYCPQSRLEPILLAATRRGGSDVRYGTELSSIDMDEAGVTAVVRDAESGTAETIRADYLIGADGVHSPLRNLLGITTSGYGALPIYVVFVYFRAPWRKFIPHLHDGDGVQVKNADVDGIFLVAEGDLGMFITTYFPDEGETAEQFTPQRCRELLTKAIGEPLDIDVIEVAAWQPYEQVADRFDCGRAFLVGDSAHTMPPFKAGGANTAIQSAHNLAWKLAAVLRGAAGPALLDTYHAERHPVGVFAARQSLTGPSMALLRPGGKRPQLPADEEAPIFALMIGYRYGANGIELVDELRAQPGTRVPHVWVRDGVSTLDLVGPEFTVLTGDERWCAAAASMSLPAHRVYNDQWAAITGLAPDGALLIRPDDFVGWRADELPTDPQTALRQALSLCLGRAR; translated from the coding sequence ATGACCACGCGAGTGCCTGTGCTCATCGTCGGGGCCGGCGTCGGCGGGCTGTCCATGTCGGCGCTGCTGACCCAACACGGTGTCCGGTCGCTGCTGGTGGAGAAGCGGCGCGAGGTCTTCCTGTACCCGAAGGCCCGCAACCTGAGCTTTCGCAGCTTGGAGATCCTGCGCGGGATGGGTCTGGGCGACGAGGTGCATGCGGTCGCCGAGCACGTCTCGACCGTGGTGGCCAAGCCGGCGCTCAACAGCCCCGAGGAGCGACCGGCGCTCGACGTCGAGGGGATCTTCGCCGGTCTGGAGCGGTTCAGCCCCGAACCGGCGGCGCAGTACTGCCCGCAGAGCCGGCTCGAGCCGATCCTGCTCGCCGCGACCCGGCGCGGCGGCAGCGACGTGCGCTACGGGACCGAGCTGTCCTCGATCGACATGGACGAGGCCGGCGTCACCGCGGTGGTTCGCGACGCCGAGTCGGGCACCGCCGAGACGATCCGCGCCGACTATCTGATCGGCGCCGACGGGGTGCACAGCCCTCTCCGTAACCTGTTGGGAATCACCACGTCTGGATACGGCGCGCTGCCCATCTACGTCGTCTTCGTCTACTTCCGGGCGCCTTGGCGAAAGTTCATCCCGCACTTGCACGACGGCGACGGCGTGCAGGTCAAGAACGCCGACGTGGACGGCATCTTCCTGGTCGCCGAAGGTGACCTCGGCATGTTCATCACCACCTACTTTCCCGACGAGGGCGAGACGGCCGAGCAGTTCACGCCGCAGCGCTGCCGCGAGCTGCTCACCAAGGCGATCGGCGAGCCGCTCGACATCGACGTCATCGAGGTCGCGGCATGGCAGCCCTACGAGCAGGTCGCCGACCGATTCGATTGCGGGCGAGCGTTTTTGGTGGGCGATTCGGCGCACACCATGCCGCCGTTCAAGGCCGGGGGAGCCAACACCGCGATCCAGAGCGCGCACAACCTGGCCTGGAAACTCGCCGCCGTGCTGCGAGGCGCGGCCGGACCGGCGCTGCTGGACACCTACCACGCCGAGCGCCACCCCGTCGGCGTCTTCGCCGCGCGCCAGTCGCTCACCGGGCCGTCGATGGCCCTGCTGAGACCGGGTGGGAAGCGGCCGCAACTGCCGGCCGACGAAGAGGCACCGATCTTCGCCCTGATGATCGGATACCGCTACGGCGCGAACGGCATCGAGCTGGTGGACGAGTTGCGCGCCCAGCCCGGCACCCGGGTGCCACACGTCTGGGTGCGCGACGGTGTCTCGACCCTCGACCTGGTGGGCCCGGAGTTCACCGTGCTCACCGGCGACGAACGCTGGTGTGCCGCAGCGGCTTCCATGTCGCTACCGGCGCACCGGGTCTACAACGACCAGTGGGCGGCGATCACCGGGCTGGCGCCGGACGGGGCACTGCTGATCCGGCCCGACGATTTCGTCGGGTGGCGCGCCGACGAGCTGCCCACCGACCCGCAAACCGCTCTCCGCCAAGCGCTTTCGCTGTGCCTGGGCCGGGCACGTTAG
- a CDS encoding glycerol-3-phosphate dehydrogenase/oxidase, with protein MIPDPSALNAARRTADLAALAEGEPLDVLVIGGGITGAGIALDAAARGLRVALVEKRDLAFGTSRWSSKLVHGGLRYLASGNVGIARRSALERGILMTRNAPHLVHAMPQLVPLLPSMSRATRALVRGGFLAGDALRFLAGTPASTLPRSQRVSAQRVVQLAPTVCRDGLDGGLLAYDGQLIDDARLVTAVARTAAQHGARILTYVAASRATGTSVRLTDVRGGGSFDVSAGAVINAAGVWAGEIDGSLRLRPSRGTHLVFDAAAFGNPTAALTIPIPGELNRFVFAMPEQLGRVYLGLTDEAAPGPIPDVPEPSVEEITFLLDTVNTALGTALAATDVIGAYAGLRPLIDTGEGRTADVSREHAVVESASGVISVIGGKLTEYRYMAQDVLDRAVRVRRLRAAKCRTRNLPLIGAPANPGITGAPQVALPESLVSRYGAEAAKVVATAGCERPSEPVVDGIDVTRAEFEYAITHEGALEVSDIVDRRTRIGLVPRDRERVVAVAEEFLARFG; from the coding sequence GTGATCCCCGACCCCAGCGCGCTCAACGCCGCCCGCCGGACCGCCGACTTGGCCGCGCTCGCCGAGGGTGAGCCGCTGGATGTGCTGGTGATCGGCGGCGGCATCACCGGGGCCGGGATCGCGTTGGACGCCGCCGCGCGCGGGCTGCGGGTGGCGCTGGTGGAAAAGCGCGATCTGGCGTTCGGCACCAGCCGATGGAGCTCCAAACTCGTGCACGGCGGGCTGCGCTATCTGGCCAGCGGCAACGTCGGCATCGCCCGGCGCAGCGCCCTCGAACGCGGAATCCTGATGACCCGCAACGCCCCTCATCTGGTGCACGCGATGCCGCAACTGGTGCCGTTGCTGCCGTCGATGAGCCGGGCCACGCGGGCGCTGGTGCGCGGCGGCTTCCTGGCCGGCGACGCGCTGCGCTTCCTCGCCGGCACGCCGGCCTCGACACTGCCCCGCTCGCAACGGGTCTCGGCGCAGCGCGTCGTGCAGCTGGCGCCGACCGTGTGCCGCGACGGCCTGGACGGGGGATTGCTGGCCTACGACGGTCAACTGATCGACGACGCCCGGCTGGTCACCGCGGTGGCGCGCACCGCGGCTCAGCACGGCGCGCGGATCCTCACCTACGTCGCGGCGTCGCGGGCCACGGGCACGTCGGTGCGGTTGACCGACGTGCGTGGCGGCGGCTCGTTCGACGTGTCGGCCGGCGCGGTGATCAACGCGGCCGGGGTGTGGGCGGGCGAGATCGACGGCTCGTTGCGGTTGCGGCCCAGCCGCGGCACGCATCTGGTCTTCGATGCCGCCGCCTTCGGCAATCCGACTGCGGCGCTGACGATTCCGATTCCCGGCGAGCTCAACAGGTTCGTCTTCGCGATGCCCGAACAGCTGGGCCGGGTCTACCTCGGGCTGACCGACGAGGCCGCGCCGGGTCCCATCCCGGACGTGCCGGAGCCGTCAGTCGAGGAGATCACGTTCCTGCTCGACACGGTGAACACCGCGCTGGGCACGGCGCTGGCCGCCACCGATGTGATCGGCGCCTACGCGGGGCTGCGGCCGCTGATCGACACGGGTGAGGGCCGCACCGCCGACGTCTCCCGCGAACACGCCGTCGTCGAATCCGCGTCCGGGGTGATCAGCGTGATCGGCGGCAAACTGACCGAATACCGTTACATGGCACAGGATGTGCTCGATCGTGCCGTGCGGGTGCGGCGGCTGCGCGCCGCGAAATGCCGGACCCGCAACCTGCCGCTGATCGGGGCGCCGGCCAACCCCGGGATCACCGGAGCGCCGCAGGTCGCACTGCCGGAGTCACTCGTGTCGCGGTACGGCGCCGAGGCGGCCAAGGTCGTCGCGACCGCCGGTTGCGAGCGGCCGTCCGAGCCGGTTGTCGACGGAATCGACGTCACCCGAGCCGAGTTCGAATACGCGATCACCCACGAGGGCGCGCTGGAGGTCTCCGACATCGTCGATCGGCGGACCCGGATCGGCCTGGTGCCGCGCGACCGCGAGCGGGTGGTGGCCGTGGCCGAAGAGTTTCTCGCCCGCTTCGGGTAG
- a CDS encoding TetR/AcrR family transcriptional regulator: MLSIRNDRPDAALDTGERILAAAASCVVDFGVDRVTLAEIARRAGVSRPTVYRRWPDTRSIVAALLTRHVTDVMRAAPLLGDDRESLVRQIVTAADLLRQDRLVMSVLHSELAPIYITERLGTSQHMLIDALAARLRVAQRNGSVRPGDPVQMATMVLLIAQSTIQSAQIVEPLLDAEALATELAYSLNGYLS; this comes from the coding sequence ATGCTGTCAATCCGTAACGATAGGCCGGACGCCGCGCTGGACACCGGCGAGCGCATCCTGGCGGCCGCGGCCAGCTGCGTGGTCGACTTCGGCGTGGACCGGGTGACCCTGGCCGAGATCGCCCGGCGGGCCGGCGTCAGCCGGCCGACGGTGTACCGGCGCTGGCCGGACACCCGGTCGATCGTCGCGGCGCTGTTGACCCGGCATGTCACCGACGTGATGCGGGCCGCGCCGTTGCTCGGCGACGACCGGGAATCGCTGGTGCGACAGATCGTTACGGCGGCCGACCTGTTGCGCCAGGACCGGCTGGTGATGTCCGTGCTGCACTCGGAGCTGGCGCCGATCTACATCACCGAGCGGCTCGGCACCAGCCAGCACATGTTGATCGACGCCCTCGCCGCCCGGCTGCGGGTGGCCCAGCGTAATGGCAGCGTCCGGCCCGGCGACCCGGTGCAGATGGCCACCATGGTGTTGCTGATCGCCCAGTCGACCATCCAGTCGGCGCAGATCGTCGAACCGCTGCTCGACGCCGAGGCGCTGGCCACCGAACTCGCCTACTCGCTGAACGGATACCTGTCGTGA
- a CDS encoding FAD-binding oxidoreductase encodes MKWNAWGDPAAAKPLSEGIRSLLQQAVGIEGSRAAEPRPEQVRLRPSTLSPADREALAAIVGPEYCRTADSDRLLHAGGKSTIDLLSRNGPGPQDAPDAVLLPGDDESVAAILRYCSQHRIAVVPFGGGTSVVGGLTPERAGFGAAVAVDLRRFDQLISLDPVSGLAVLGAGVTGPDAEKLLGAHGFSLGHFPQSFEYATIGGFAATRSSGQDSAGYGRFNDMVRGLRVITPVGTMDLGRGPESAAGPDLRQLLIGSEGTLGVITRVRLRVHRIPQAVRYEAWSFPDFETGAAALRAVTQNGTGPTVIRLSDEAETGVNLATTEAIGESRITGGCLCITMFEGTEQHVDSRHAETRALLAAQGGTSLGDGPARAWERGRFGAPYLRDSLLAAGALCETLETATDWSNISALKAAVTQALTTALAQTGTPALVMCHISHVYPTGASLYFTVVAGQRGDPIEQWKTAKKAASDAIMATGGTITHHHAVGTDHRPWMPEEIGELGVQVLRAVKDTLDPAGILNPGKLIP; translated from the coding sequence ATGAAATGGAACGCCTGGGGGGATCCCGCCGCGGCCAAACCGCTCTCCGAGGGCATCCGGTCATTGCTGCAGCAGGCCGTGGGGATCGAGGGGTCCCGCGCGGCCGAGCCGCGACCCGAGCAGGTGCGGTTGCGTCCGTCCACGCTATCGCCGGCGGACCGGGAGGCGCTGGCCGCCATCGTCGGCCCCGAGTACTGCCGCACCGCCGATTCCGATCGGTTGCTGCACGCGGGCGGCAAGTCCACCATCGACCTGCTCAGCCGCAACGGCCCGGGCCCGCAGGATGCGCCCGACGCCGTGTTGCTGCCCGGCGACGACGAGTCCGTCGCCGCGATTCTGCGCTATTGCTCCCAGCATCGGATCGCGGTCGTACCGTTCGGCGGGGGCACCAGCGTGGTCGGCGGGCTCACCCCCGAGCGCGCCGGGTTCGGCGCCGCCGTCGCGGTGGATCTGCGCCGTTTCGATCAGCTGATCTCGTTGGACCCGGTGTCCGGCCTGGCGGTTCTCGGGGCCGGGGTCACCGGTCCGGATGCTGAGAAACTGCTTGGTGCACATGGCTTTTCGCTTGGCCATTTTCCGCAGAGCTTCGAATACGCCACCATCGGTGGCTTCGCCGCAACCCGGTCCTCCGGGCAGGACTCGGCGGGCTACGGCCGGTTCAACGACATGGTGCGCGGGCTGCGGGTGATCACCCCGGTGGGCACCATGGACCTGGGGCGCGGACCGGAGTCGGCCGCCGGCCCGGACCTGCGTCAGCTGCTGATCGGCTCGGAGGGCACCCTGGGCGTCATCACCCGGGTGCGGCTGCGGGTGCACCGCATTCCGCAGGCCGTTCGCTACGAGGCATGGTCGTTCCCCGACTTCGAAACCGGAGCGGCCGCCCTGCGCGCGGTCACCCAGAATGGCACCGGCCCCACCGTGATTCGCCTCTCCGACGAGGCCGAGACGGGGGTCAACCTGGCCACCACGGAGGCGATCGGCGAGTCCCGGATCACCGGCGGCTGCCTGTGCATCACCATGTTCGAGGGCACCGAACAACACGTCGACAGCCGGCACGCCGAAACCCGCGCGCTGCTGGCGGCCCAGGGCGGAACGTCGCTGGGGGACGGCCCGGCCCGGGCCTGGGAGCGCGGCCGGTTCGGTGCGCCCTACCTGCGCGACTCACTGCTGGCGGCCGGGGCGCTGTGCGAAACACTGGAGACGGCCACCGACTGGTCCAACATCTCGGCGCTGAAAGCCGCTGTCACACAAGCACTCACCACCGCGCTGGCGCAGACCGGCACCCCGGCGCTGGTGATGTGCCACATTTCGCACGTCTACCCCACGGGCGCGTCGTTGTACTTCACCGTGGTCGCCGGGCAACGCGGCGATCCGATCGAGCAGTGGAAAACCGCCAAGAAGGCCGCCTCGGATGCGATCATGGCCACCGGCGGGACCATCACCCACCACCACGCCGTCGGCACCGACCACCGGCCGTGGATGCCCGAGGAGATCGGCGAGTTGGGAGTGCAGGTGCTACGCGCGGTCAAGGACACCCTGGACCCGGCCGGAATCCTCAACCCCGGCAAGCTGATTCCGTGA
- a CDS encoding diacylglycerol kinase translates to MTSPAARLRRYEIGKVIALTNPASGHGAAVAAAQRAIARLHRRGVEVVEIIGDDAQDARHLVGAALDKGADAVMVTGGDGVFSNALQVLAGTDIPAGIVPAGTGNDHAREFGIPTKDPEAAADIIVDGWAETVDLGRIRADNGFDKWFGTVAATGFDSLVTDRANRMRWPHGRLRYYVAMLAELSQLRLLPFRLVLDGAREIDADITLAAFGNTRSYGGGMRICPAADHADGLLDITMVHEASRAKLVRLFPTVMKGTHVELEQVSTARAKSIHVECPGINVYADGDFACPLPAEISAVPGALRILRAGP, encoded by the coding sequence GTGACGTCCCCGGCTGCACGGCTGCGCCGGTACGAGATCGGCAAGGTGATCGCGCTGACCAACCCGGCCTCCGGGCACGGCGCCGCGGTGGCCGCCGCGCAGCGGGCGATCGCCCGGCTGCACCGGCGCGGAGTGGAGGTCGTCGAAATCATCGGCGACGACGCGCAAGACGCCCGGCACCTGGTCGGTGCGGCACTGGACAAGGGTGCCGACGCGGTCATGGTGACCGGGGGCGACGGGGTGTTCTCCAACGCGCTACAAGTGTTGGCGGGCACCGACATTCCCGCCGGCATCGTCCCGGCGGGCACCGGCAACGACCACGCCCGTGAATTCGGGATCCCCACCAAGGATCCCGAGGCCGCCGCCGACATCATCGTCGACGGCTGGGCCGAAACCGTTGACCTGGGCCGGATTCGGGCCGACAACGGATTCGACAAATGGTTCGGCACCGTGGCGGCCACCGGCTTCGACTCGCTGGTCACCGATCGCGCCAACCGGATGCGCTGGCCGCACGGCCGGCTGCGCTATTACGTGGCCATGCTCGCCGAGCTGTCCCAGTTGCGGCTCTTACCTTTTCGCCTGGTGCTCGACGGCGCCCGCGAGATCGACGCCGACATCACGCTGGCCGCCTTCGGCAACACCCGCAGCTACGGGGGCGGAATGCGGATCTGCCCGGCCGCCGACCACGCCGACGGCCTGCTCGACATCACCATGGTGCACGAGGCATCGCGCGCCAAGCTGGTCCGCCTGTTCCCGACCGTGATGAAGGGCACGCACGTCGAACTCGAGCAGGTGAGCACGGCGCGGGCCAAATCCATCCACGTCGAGTGTCCGGGGATCAACGTCTACGCCGACGGCGACTTCGCCTGCCCGCTGCCGGCGGAGATCTCCGCCGTTCCGGGCGCGCTGCGGATCCTGCGGGCCGGTCCCTAA
- a CDS encoding DUF3145 domain-containing protein, translated as MRASNQFADVTTGVVYVHASPAAVCPHVEWALSSTLGAKANLTWTPQPAMPGQLRAVTNWVGPVGTGAKLANALRSWSVLRFEVTEDPSPGVDGHRFSHTPQLGLWSGAMSANGDIMVGEMRLRAMMAQGADTLAAELDSVLGTAWDEALEAFRDGGDAGEVTWLSRGVG; from the coding sequence ATGCGAGCGTCGAACCAATTCGCCGACGTGACGACTGGCGTGGTGTACGTGCACGCCTCGCCGGCGGCGGTGTGCCCGCATGTCGAGTGGGCGTTGTCGTCGACCCTGGGGGCCAAGGCCAACCTGACCTGGACGCCCCAGCCGGCGATGCCCGGACAGCTGCGCGCGGTCACCAACTGGGTCGGTCCGGTGGGCACCGGCGCCAAGCTGGCCAACGCGTTGCGCTCCTGGTCCGTGCTGCGGTTCGAGGTCACCGAGGACCCCAGCCCCGGAGTCGACGGCCACCGCTTCAGCCACACCCCGCAACTGGGTCTGTGGAGCGGGGCGATGAGCGCCAACGGCGACATCATGGTCGGGGAGATGCGGCTGCGCGCGATGATGGCCCAGGGCGCCGACACGCTGGCCGCCGAGCTGGATTCCGTGCTGGGGACGGCCTGGGACGAGGCGCTCGAGGCATTCCGCGACGGCGGCGACGCCGGCGAGGTGACCTGGCTGAGCCGGGGCGTGGGTTAG